One part of the Ochrobactrum quorumnocens genome encodes these proteins:
- a CDS encoding four-carbon acid sugar kinase family protein, whose translation MTGALMVAAYYETAGIKTAVVTEIDAIRECDGETVVIWAGRTRLADPEEACLQITRAAGAFDAIGCDQVIYKVCASFDSTEQGNVGPAADTLRARYNPSSLLFCPGFPKFNATVHQGYLFYRSRLISESVKRYDPATPMNDPDMVRFIGKQTAEPVGLLPHSVLLKGREAAQAHLDAMARGGTCYCVVDASDDGDVKIAAELARAQPTMVSSDAVLIQLGIDRFAPKPAISVAPPSPSNGTAAVLVGTVGPIADGQIAVFAAKHPVLTLDLIKDGSVEEMVSKSMQWAKAHHGNQPYLISTTVHDTRVKEIQAELGVRGASEKGERLISELAAAVSELGIDKLIVVGGETSGGVIKRLGLQRLRAFPDNGIGTGFCESDDNHHTRFFFKSGKTGTETVLLDALAVM comes from the coding sequence ATGACTGGCGCGTTGATGGTCGCAGCCTATTACGAGACAGCAGGAATTAAAACTGCGGTAGTAACTGAAATCGACGCAATCCGGGAATGTGACGGTGAAACTGTCGTTATATGGGCTGGAAGAACACGCCTCGCCGATCCGGAAGAAGCATGTTTGCAGATTACCCGCGCCGCCGGCGCTTTCGATGCGATTGGATGTGATCAGGTCATTTACAAAGTCTGCGCCAGTTTCGATTCAACGGAACAGGGAAACGTGGGGCCTGCTGCTGACACATTGCGTGCGCGCTACAATCCAAGCAGCCTATTGTTCTGCCCCGGCTTCCCAAAGTTCAATGCTACGGTACATCAAGGCTATCTCTTCTACCGAAGCCGTCTCATCTCCGAATCTGTCAAACGCTATGACCCTGCCACCCCGATGAACGATCCAGACATGGTACGCTTCATCGGCAAGCAGACAGCCGAACCTGTCGGCCTTCTGCCCCACTCCGTTCTGCTCAAAGGCAGAGAGGCCGCACAAGCACATCTTGATGCGATGGCAAGAGGTGGCACCTGCTACTGCGTCGTCGATGCAAGCGATGATGGCGATGTCAAAATCGCTGCAGAACTGGCAAGAGCGCAACCGACAATGGTCAGTTCTGACGCCGTTCTCATCCAGCTTGGGATCGACCGTTTCGCACCCAAACCAGCCATATCTGTTGCGCCGCCATCACCGAGCAACGGCACCGCAGCCGTACTGGTTGGAACCGTTGGACCTATTGCAGATGGGCAGATTGCTGTCTTTGCCGCAAAGCATCCAGTGTTAACGCTTGACCTCATAAAGGATGGTAGCGTTGAAGAGATGGTTTCAAAATCAATGCAATGGGCGAAAGCTCACCATGGAAATCAGCCTTATCTTATATCCACTACAGTACACGATACGCGCGTGAAGGAAATTCAGGCCGAGCTTGGTGTTCGCGGCGCCAGTGAAAAAGGCGAGCGGCTGATATCGGAACTGGCTGCAGCCGTTTCCGAACTTGGCATAGACAAGCTTATTGTGGTGGGTGGCGAAACATCCGGAGGCGTCATAAAGCGTCTTGGCTTGCAGCGGCTTCGCGCGTTTCCTGATAACGGTATCGGGACGGGATTTTGCGAGAGTGATGATAATCATCATACCCGGTTCTTTTTCAAGTCCGGTAAGACCGGAACTGAAACGGTCCTTCTTGATGCCTTGGCCGTTATGTAA
- a CDS encoding ABC transporter ATP-binding protein encodes MASHKSTPDSGLGISIQGVRKSYGSFTAVDDLDMEIAPGEFLALLGPSGSGKSTILMMLAGFERPDKGRILFGSNDYTRVPPHKRNIGMVFQHYTLFPNMSVLDNVAFPLKTRGVPKEERHRIAREALARVRLADFANRSPKQLSGGQQERVALARAIVYSPRVLLMDEPLSALDKNLREEMQIEIKRLHAELGMTIVFVTHDQGEALTMADRVAILQGGHIQQIAGARELYNRPSNLFSASFIGEMNLIPITWDGVQARAADGTVVSIPSENVMGAQSSDALMAVRPERLIPAEQGLEITVRDVIYAGPDTAILGTMVDGTELRARLASAAISDIGAGQKLRLGFAPEASLVYSRAS; translated from the coding sequence ATGGCTAGCCATAAAAGCACGCCCGATTCCGGGCTGGGCATCAGCATTCAGGGTGTGAGGAAAAGCTATGGAAGCTTTACGGCTGTTGACGATCTCGATATGGAGATTGCACCTGGTGAATTTCTCGCCTTGCTTGGGCCGTCTGGTTCCGGAAAGTCGACAATCCTCATGATGCTTGCCGGGTTTGAGCGTCCCGATAAGGGGCGTATCTTGTTCGGTAGCAACGACTATACGCGCGTTCCGCCGCATAAGCGCAATATTGGTATGGTGTTTCAGCATTACACGCTGTTTCCCAACATGAGTGTACTCGACAATGTTGCTTTCCCACTCAAAACGCGTGGTGTGCCAAAAGAGGAGCGGCATCGTATCGCCCGCGAGGCGCTTGCCCGCGTGCGGCTCGCAGATTTCGCCAATCGCAGTCCGAAACAGCTCTCCGGTGGGCAGCAGGAGCGTGTCGCATTGGCCCGCGCGATTGTCTATTCGCCGCGTGTTCTTCTGATGGATGAACCTTTGTCCGCGCTTGATAAAAACCTGCGCGAAGAAATGCAGATCGAGATCAAGCGCCTTCATGCCGAACTGGGTATGACAATCGTGTTTGTGACCCATGATCAGGGCGAAGCGCTCACAATGGCTGACCGCGTTGCGATCCTTCAGGGCGGTCATATCCAGCAAATCGCGGGTGCGCGCGAACTCTACAATCGCCCGTCAAATCTGTTTTCTGCGAGCTTCATTGGTGAGATGAACTTGATACCCATCACATGGGATGGTGTGCAGGCGCGGGCTGCCGATGGCACTGTCGTTTCCATACCGTCAGAAAATGTCATGGGCGCTCAATCCAGTGACGCGCTGATGGCGGTTCGCCCGGAGCGGTTGATACCTGCGGAGCAGGGGCTAGAGATCACCGTGCGTGATGTCATTTATGCCGGCCCAGATACTGCCATTCTGGGCACTATGGTCGACGGCACCGAACTGCGCGCACGTTTGGCGAGCGCTGCAATTTCCGACATTGGTGCCGGGCAAAAGCTGCGTTTAGGTTTCGCGCCTGAAGCCAGCCTCGTTTATTCTCGAGCGAGCTAA
- a CDS encoding N,N-dimethylformamidase beta subunit family domain-containing protein, with amino-acid sequence MPRDKFKFPEMGPHAIKPWAVRKGYADEHFLSDYRYQFPREDPNLPEVFVYTEKMSYDPGETVEFHGSTTAKTWSIQIYRDSHEPQMMDEAFDLPGSFTKTSETAYMDGCDWPVLYRWKIPDDARSGFYRVVSTCMRPDGERFVQHHFVVVRPTKKTRSGRILLMFATGTWTAYNDWGGANHYFGTWGPNKNEGSPILSLRRPWSKGMCWLPEGAARVCNPVWQDMGDATRYPSKEWGYTMGFSQFYSSAGYAQYERYFVTWAEAAGYQIDYITQTDLHYNPSILDDYNCLVTVGHDEYWSWDMRKTVEGFVARGGNLARFGGNFLWQIRLENDGQTQVCWKTKAPTQDPIMQTDQKHLCTANWASGAVNWPGASTVGVNGENGMYGSWGGFSPRGSRGLTVYQPEHWIFEGTHLRYADIFGHEAQIFGYEVDGLNYSFKNGFPYAAEEHGVPTEKIEILAMTPASIYEYELDGQGHRYYVRDSDLQGICEMAPDGYESARKRLAHGAGMLVSMKQGDGEVVTAGLCEWVMGLKRNCAYTTTITRNVLDRFQETGPAAA; translated from the coding sequence ATGCCCCGCGACAAGTTTAAATTTCCTGAGATGGGACCACACGCGATCAAGCCTTGGGCCGTTCGCAAAGGCTATGCGGACGAGCATTTCCTCTCCGATTATCGTTATCAGTTTCCGCGTGAAGACCCGAACCTTCCCGAAGTCTTCGTCTATACCGAAAAAATGTCTTACGATCCCGGCGAAACAGTCGAATTTCATGGCTCCACCACAGCCAAGACATGGTCGATCCAGATATATCGGGACAGCCATGAGCCCCAGATGATGGACGAAGCTTTCGACCTTCCCGGAAGCTTCACCAAAACATCGGAAACCGCCTATATGGATGGTTGCGACTGGCCGGTTCTCTATCGCTGGAAGATTCCAGACGATGCTCGTTCCGGTTTTTATCGCGTTGTCTCGACGTGTATGCGTCCGGATGGCGAACGCTTCGTCCAGCATCACTTTGTCGTCGTGCGCCCCACGAAGAAAACCCGCTCGGGTCGCATTCTCCTCATGTTCGCAACCGGCACCTGGACAGCCTATAATGATTGGGGCGGTGCCAACCACTATTTTGGCACTTGGGGTCCCAACAAGAACGAGGGTTCACCTATCTTGAGCCTGCGCCGTCCATGGTCCAAGGGGATGTGCTGGCTACCGGAGGGAGCTGCGCGCGTCTGTAATCCAGTCTGGCAGGACATGGGCGATGCAACCCGTTACCCATCTAAAGAATGGGGTTATACGATGGGCTTCTCACAGTTTTATTCTTCTGCTGGCTATGCACAATACGAGCGCTATTTCGTGACTTGGGCTGAAGCAGCAGGCTACCAGATCGACTACATCACTCAAACCGATCTCCATTATAACCCATCAATCCTCGATGATTATAATTGTCTTGTGACCGTTGGGCATGATGAATATTGGTCGTGGGACATGCGCAAGACCGTCGAGGGGTTTGTCGCACGCGGCGGGAATCTCGCTCGCTTTGGTGGTAACTTCCTTTGGCAAATCCGGCTTGAGAACGATGGGCAGACGCAAGTGTGCTGGAAGACCAAAGCACCCACGCAAGACCCCATCATGCAGACCGATCAGAAACACTTGTGTACGGCAAACTGGGCAAGCGGCGCCGTAAACTGGCCCGGCGCATCCACGGTTGGTGTTAACGGTGAAAACGGAATGTATGGCAGTTGGGGTGGCTTTTCTCCACGGGGCTCACGCGGACTTACTGTCTATCAACCCGAGCATTGGATCTTCGAAGGCACACATCTGCGCTATGCCGACATCTTCGGCCATGAAGCGCAAATCTTTGGCTACGAAGTCGATGGCCTCAATTATTCGTTCAAGAATGGCTTCCCATATGCCGCGGAAGAACATGGTGTGCCGACCGAGAAGATCGAGATTCTGGCCATGACCCCGGCTTCGATCTACGAGTACGAACTCGACGGCCAGGGACATCGTTACTACGTTCGGGATAGCGATCTGCAAGGCATCTGCGAAATGGCTCCTGATGGCTATGAATCCGCGCGAAAGCGATTGGCCCATGGCGCTGGAATGCTCGTATCAATGAAGCAGGGTGACGGGGAAGTGGTAACCGCAGGGCTTTGTGAGTGGGTGATGGGCCTAAAGCGCAACTGCGCCTACACAACCACCATTACCCGCAATGTGCTCGACCGGTTTCAGGAAACGGGACCAGCTGCTGCGTAA
- a CDS encoding aminotransferase class III-fold pyridoxal phosphate-dependent enzyme, whose protein sequence is MHAHSTSAQTLNAHNLDAELRERAERVIPNGMWGHQRASSLPEGYPQYFASGEGAHVTDVNGSSYIDFMCAWGPIILGHRNTLVDAAALSQIQAGDCLNGPTAHAVELAELLVETVPHADWALLQKNGTDATTNCVTIARGATKRRKVLVAKGAYHGAVPWCTPSIVGVTAEDRAHLIHYVYNDVESLTAAAKQAGDDLAAIIVSAFKHDLAIPQELPTSEFAMTARALCDAAGAALILDDVRGGFRIDLGGSWRGTGVEPDLAAYSKAIANGYSLAAITGTNRFREAAGQAYMTGSFWYAGASMAAAVATIKELKRINGPALMKHAGERLRNGLDAQARAHGFELLQTGPAAMPLVQFIGDTDAQLGARFCREALNRGVYLHHKHNMFISCAHTDAVIDDALSRTQDAFKAISVR, encoded by the coding sequence ATGCATGCGCATTCCACTTCGGCCCAAACCTTGAACGCACACAATCTCGACGCTGAGCTGCGCGAGCGCGCCGAACGCGTCATCCCCAACGGCATGTGGGGACATCAGCGCGCATCATCTCTCCCAGAGGGTTACCCTCAATATTTTGCGTCTGGTGAAGGTGCCCATGTCACCGACGTTAATGGTAGCAGCTATATCGACTTCATGTGTGCTTGGGGTCCAATCATACTGGGTCATCGCAACACTCTCGTGGATGCAGCAGCGCTCAGCCAGATACAAGCAGGTGACTGCCTCAACGGCCCAACAGCCCACGCAGTCGAACTTGCAGAACTGCTTGTTGAGACAGTGCCGCATGCAGATTGGGCATTGCTTCAAAAGAACGGAACGGATGCCACGACCAACTGCGTTACGATTGCACGTGGCGCCACCAAGCGTCGTAAGGTACTGGTTGCCAAAGGCGCTTATCACGGTGCTGTGCCATGGTGCACACCATCGATTGTTGGCGTAACAGCGGAAGACCGTGCGCATCTTATCCACTATGTTTATAACGATGTTGAAAGCCTGACAGCGGCAGCCAAGCAAGCGGGCGATGATCTGGCCGCAATCATTGTTTCTGCTTTCAAGCACGATCTTGCCATTCCGCAGGAACTCCCGACATCGGAATTTGCAATGACGGCGCGCGCACTGTGTGATGCAGCGGGTGCAGCACTCATTCTCGATGACGTTCGTGGCGGCTTCCGCATCGATCTTGGCGGAAGCTGGCGTGGCACAGGCGTTGAGCCAGATCTGGCTGCCTATTCCAAGGCAATTGCCAATGGTTATTCGCTTGCAGCCATCACTGGCACCAACCGCTTTCGCGAAGCTGCAGGACAGGCCTATATGACCGGCTCGTTCTGGTATGCGGGAGCATCAATGGCCGCGGCAGTTGCTACCATTAAAGAACTAAAGCGCATTAATGGCCCTGCGCTCATGAAACATGCGGGCGAACGCCTGCGCAATGGACTGGATGCACAAGCCCGTGCTCACGGATTTGAACTTCTGCAAACCGGACCTGCCGCAATGCCTCTCGTGCAATTCATCGGCGACACAGATGCGCAACTTGGTGCTCGCTTCTGCCGCGAAGCTTTAAACCGTGGTGTCTATCTGCACCACAAGCACAACATGTTCATATCTTGTGCGCACACGGATGCGGTGATCGATGATGCTCTTTCGCGAACGCAGGATGCCTTCAAGGCAATCTCCGTCAGATAA
- a CDS encoding ABC transporter permease: protein MNTRNLLLNAYVYLVLCFLVVPILIILPMAFSETDYITFPPRGFTWQWFGAFFQSAQWMSATAFSARIAFFTAISSAVIGLCASYAIVRGKGALATVFQTLLIGPIVVPHIALAIALYLLFQSVGLSETTAGYVIAHTIIALPFSVFTIVAALSQVDPALEDAAMCCGANRFAAFRAVTLPLIWPNVLSGALFAFVISFDEPVISFFLAGVRDKTLPRMMFDDIEQNLTPIIPAIAVMLTLLSIIVLVGAAGLRALAMRSQQTVSEE from the coding sequence ATGAACACCCGCAATCTGCTCCTCAATGCCTATGTTTATTTGGTACTGTGCTTTCTCGTGGTGCCGATCCTCATCATTCTGCCAATGGCTTTCAGTGAAACGGATTACATCACGTTTCCGCCAAGAGGATTTACGTGGCAGTGGTTTGGAGCCTTCTTCCAGTCCGCACAGTGGATGAGTGCCACCGCATTCAGCGCTCGGATTGCTTTCTTCACGGCAATCTCCAGTGCTGTAATTGGCCTTTGTGCAAGTTATGCAATTGTGCGCGGGAAGGGTGCGCTGGCAACGGTGTTCCAGACCTTGCTCATTGGTCCAATCGTCGTTCCGCATATCGCCTTGGCAATCGCGCTTTACCTGCTGTTCCAAAGCGTTGGATTGTCTGAGACCACGGCTGGATACGTCATCGCTCATACGATTATCGCATTGCCATTCAGCGTGTTCACGATTGTTGCAGCCCTTTCGCAAGTCGATCCTGCGCTGGAGGACGCTGCTATGTGCTGTGGGGCCAATCGATTCGCGGCGTTTCGAGCCGTCACCTTGCCCCTTATCTGGCCGAATGTTTTATCGGGGGCGCTTTTCGCTTTTGTTATCTCGTTCGATGAGCCGGTGATTTCTTTCTTTCTGGCAGGCGTGCGCGACAAGACCCTGCCGCGCATGATGTTCGACGATATCGAGCAAAATCTGACGCCGATTATTCCTGCGATTGCTGTGATGCTGACACTGCTTTCAATCATCGTTCTGGTGGGTGCTGCCGGACTTCGAGCGCTTGCCATGCGCTCGCAACAGACTGTGTCTGAAGAATAA
- a CDS encoding class II aldolase/adducin family protein, giving the protein MPTDYDQNLTARRAIVDAMRHMENKGFNHGSSGNISIREGEHVWVTPTGATSLMKPEDMSLVSVEGEHLAGKVPSSEWRIHTEIMRNHPEAGAVIHSHADNCVALSCLRKPLPAFHYMIASFGGSKVPCADYRVFGSDALAYEIVRAMGNHRACLMASHGMVVWGRDMAHATLLAEKLETLARQYILACQVGDPAILSENELDEVRARYGYYGSKPMPR; this is encoded by the coding sequence ATGCCAACCGACTACGATCAGAACCTTACTGCGCGCCGCGCAATTGTGGATGCTATGCGCCATATGGAAAACAAGGGTTTTAATCACGGTAGCAGCGGCAATATCAGCATTCGTGAGGGCGAACATGTTTGGGTGACGCCAACGGGTGCCACATCGCTTATGAAGCCCGAAGATATGAGCCTTGTGTCGGTCGAAGGCGAGCATCTGGCAGGCAAGGTTCCATCCAGCGAATGGCGCATTCACACAGAGATCATGCGCAATCACCCCGAAGCGGGTGCCGTGATCCACTCGCACGCAGATAATTGCGTTGCGCTCTCTTGCTTGCGTAAACCGTTGCCAGCTTTCCATTACATGATCGCTTCCTTTGGCGGCAGTAAGGTTCCATGCGCTGACTATCGTGTGTTCGGGTCTGATGCTCTGGCCTATGAAATCGTTCGTGCTATGGGCAACCATCGCGCCTGTCTGATGGCAAGTCATGGGATGGTCGTGTGGGGCCGGGATATGGCTCACGCGACGCTTCTGGCTGAAAAGCTTGAAACTCTGGCGCGTCAGTATATTTTGGCCTGTCAGGTCGGCGATCCGGCTATCCTGAGCGAAAACGAGCTTGATGAAGTGCGTGCACGCTATGGATATTATGGCAGCAAACCGATGCCTCGTTGA
- a CDS encoding GntR family transcriptional regulator, with protein sequence MSEQAGDDRDNLSDIVYQQLKSGLLRAQFKPHQRFKVRQLALSLGTSETPVREALMQLSREGAIEIKPRFYIRVRRLSLAEYKEIRAMRLVLEPLAAEHALTNISDETIAKLETIHRELTEAERTGDWPAALQINSDFHFALYKQSGMAHLIDVLESLWIRVGPLASEQYPSAKPTYPGRHQHENILAALKARDSYALRLAVQLDLIEGGTALIKHLQEYEQNNHVDADTEIGH encoded by the coding sequence GTGAGCGAACAGGCGGGCGACGATCGGGACAACCTTTCTGACATCGTGTATCAGCAGCTCAAATCGGGGCTGTTGCGCGCGCAGTTCAAACCGCATCAGCGGTTCAAGGTTCGTCAACTGGCTTTGTCGCTGGGCACATCGGAAACGCCTGTCCGCGAAGCGCTGATGCAATTGTCACGCGAAGGCGCGATTGAAATCAAACCGCGCTTTTATATTCGTGTACGACGCTTGAGCCTTGCAGAATACAAAGAAATCCGTGCAATGCGGCTCGTCCTTGAGCCTCTCGCTGCGGAACACGCGCTGACGAATATCTCAGATGAAACCATCGCCAAGCTGGAGACTATCCATCGTGAGTTGACCGAAGCCGAGCGCACCGGGGATTGGCCAGCAGCCTTGCAGATCAACTCGGATTTCCATTTTGCGCTCTATAAGCAAAGCGGCATGGCGCATCTTATCGATGTGCTTGAAAGCCTCTGGATCAGGGTTGGACCCTTGGCATCCGAACAATACCCCTCGGCAAAGCCAACATATCCAGGGCGTCATCAACACGAAAATATTCTTGCCGCTTTGAAGGCGCGCGATAGTTACGCTCTGCGTCTGGCGGTCCAGCTTGATTTGATTGAGGGCGGCACTGCTTTGATAAAGCATCTGCAAGAATACGAACAAAACAATCATGTCGATGCCGATACTGAAATTGGACATTAG
- a CDS encoding ABC transporter permease yields MLKMFFEPDGRKLSKGGMLLLLLPFFSLLLLFFIYPLVSLLALSVTEPSLSFDNYQRVFSNPVYLNVLGRTVLIAALVSVIALLMAYPIAWLMAHSSGPKLIFITACILLPFWSSVLVRTAAWAVLLQRNGLVNQGLLQLGLIDQPLKLLYTQTAVLIAMTHVLLPFVVLPIYGAIRNVPRDYARAAAILGAGPVRTFFEVIFPLTLPGVMGGMILTFLTALGYFITPSLLGSPKEMMIATLISQQLRETLDWPFAAALVGILTLLVMAVSLIFGRVFKFNRMMGGSA; encoded by the coding sequence ATGTTAAAAATGTTTTTCGAGCCGGACGGACGCAAGCTCTCGAAAGGCGGGATGCTTCTCCTGCTATTGCCTTTCTTCTCGCTATTGTTGCTGTTCTTTATTTATCCGCTGGTCAGCTTGCTGGCTCTGTCTGTTACGGAGCCATCGCTTTCCTTTGATAATTATCAGCGGGTCTTCTCCAATCCGGTTTATCTGAATGTGCTTGGGCGAACCGTATTGATTGCCGCGCTGGTCAGCGTGATCGCATTGCTTATGGCTTACCCGATTGCCTGGCTTATGGCGCATTCGAGCGGCCCCAAGCTGATTTTCATAACCGCTTGTATTCTATTGCCGTTCTGGTCGTCGGTGTTGGTGCGAACGGCTGCATGGGCTGTGCTTTTACAGCGCAATGGATTGGTCAATCAGGGGTTACTTCAGCTTGGCCTCATCGATCAGCCGCTGAAGCTTCTTTACACGCAAACCGCAGTCCTGATCGCGATGACGCATGTTCTGTTGCCTTTCGTTGTGCTGCCGATCTATGGCGCCATCCGGAATGTACCCCGCGACTATGCACGCGCGGCGGCCATTCTTGGCGCTGGTCCTGTGCGGACTTTCTTTGAGGTTATTTTCCCGCTGACACTGCCGGGTGTGATGGGTGGCATGATCCTCACCTTTCTGACGGCACTTGGCTACTTTATCACTCCTTCGTTGCTGGGATCACCGAAGGAAATGATGATCGCAACGCTGATTTCCCAGCAGCTTCGCGAAACGCTGGATTGGCCTTTTGCAGCAGCTTTGGTCGGCATACTCACGCTTCTTGTTATGGCGGTTTCGCTGATCTTCGGTCGCGTCTTCAAGTTTAACCGAATGATGGGAGGCAGTGCATGA